In Dysidea avara chromosome 3, odDysAvar1.4, whole genome shotgun sequence, a single window of DNA contains:
- the LOC136248834 gene encoding dynactin subunit 2-like: MSTSEKRIDLPGITHNQPDVYETPDTSTTTETKKYEDDSQSDSVSKLECGVGKSYDAFKGKAVDSQNTDFSDEVRQGFGSLPDFIPKDSDKHETMFERYKRLEQEIADLLTDMEHLKTGGGQQTSDEASDRTENAVSVEELKVLQQQLSTVDPNKMIRDEISPAYGNLLTKDLASKLETSSTSGAADSGPSSDVAIYELYHKPETAKFAQLSKLSQLEERLAQLEAVVGMENPEPSVVSGGLDGEKKCIAAGLASLHAKVALLDQTHVAAADMRLQGLLNSIRQVKKEQSQLQGSDSQSRVSEVYDTMQKWDSIASLLPDLIDRLHTLKDLHQQAADFSNTVTQLGDEQTKMTSELTANRNLLLQLKTTFANNVAAIETNCNNLEARVTALMKK, from the exons ATGTCTACTTCAGAAAAACGCATCGATCTACCCGGAATA ACACACAATCAACCTGATGTGTACGAAACACCGGATACCTCCACAACTACGGAGACTAAGAAATACGAGGATGACTCCCAGAGTGACTCTGTCAGCAAACTAGAGTGTGGTGTGGGTAAATCTTATGATGCGTTTAAGGGAAAAGCAGTCGACAGTCAAAACACTG ACTTTTCTGATGAAGTGAGGCAAGGATTTGGGTCATTGCCTGATTTCATCCCCAAGGATAGTGACAAACATGAAACTATGTTTGAACGCTACAAAAGACTTGAACAAGAAATAGCTGACCTTTTGACTGACATGGAGCACCTTAAAACA gGTGGTGGTCAGCAGACAAGTGATGAAGCTTCTGATAGGACAGAAAATGCTGTGTCCGTGGAAGAGCTGAAGGTGTTGCAGCAGCAACTGAGCACGGTGGACCCCAATAAGATGATCAGAGATGAGATCAGTCCAGCCTATGGTAATCTGTTGACCAA AGATTTAGCCTCCAAGCTAGAGACATCATCGACTAGTGGAGCAGCTGATAGTGGCCCCTCATCA GACGTGGCCATCTATGAGTTGTACCATAAACCAGAAACAGCCAAGTTTGCCCAACTGTCTAAG CTCAGTCAACTAGAGGAACGTCTAGCACAACTGGAGGCTGTGGTGGGAATGGAGAACCCTGAACCG AGTGTGGTATCTGGTGGACTAGATGGAGAGAAGAAATGTATTGCA GCTGGACTGGCTAGTTTACATGCCAAAGTTGCACTACTGGACCAAACACATGTAGCAGCTGCTGATATGAGACTACAG GGCCTACTGAACAGCATACGGCAGGTGAAGAAGGAACAATCACAACTACAAGGTTCTGACAGTCAGTCAAGAGTTTCGGAGGTGTACGACACCATGCAGAAGTGGGATAGTATAGCCTCACTCCTACCAGACTTG ATAGACCGTTTGCACACTCTGAAAGATCTCCATCAACAAG CTGCAGATTTCTCAAACACAGTGACACAGTTAGGTGATGAACAAACTAAAATGACTTCTGAATTAACAGCCAACAGGAACCTCCTACTGCAG CTCAAGACCACCTTTGCTAACAATGTGGCAGCCATTGAAACCAACTGTAATAATCTGGAAGCAAGAGTGACTGCCCTAATGAAGAAATAA
- the LOC136248832 gene encoding death-associated protein kinase related-like, protein MMPLSSCTEVEKLIKTDPFEDYYEIGPELGRGKFAVVKKCTDKRTSCVYAAKFLRKRRRAVSCREEIIIEIDIMRQAVCHPGVIQLHEVYESQREIVIVLEIAKGGELFRLIAQEPLSEEQAREVTFQILDAVTHLHDHGIVHLDLKPENILLAESEELVIRVADFGLAMQIRPGQQCRNLVGTPEYVAPEILNYEPLSCASDMWSIGAMTYALLAGYSPFQGEEELETFLNVSKVSYDFDDEIFEKVSSEAKDFIARLLKKDANKRMTARKSLEHSWLSKAKRATMRVTTKSKGKQKSDSCCESLSSNDSPYDISQDSTSSLDVSPLSSASSSFSPAAGKPTDDETSSLTPIKTSQPNLTKVTEKVSSLYLERNTEDVVEIDTYKISSTSSSFESSQRISDKGSSNVSAPKSSPYTTPTGSFGSTRSVKQLPHSKTTSPSTSSGSSSNVSQSSSDPVITLSERTSSSGSNSSCVTKSVSESIVISSRSNTITHGSQSATEVTTNKNDSTSQVVLRRKTRGKASAEESPNKNGVVMRRKKVNPESLPNYSRDSYRRNSMNFSDNTSDADVMDFLRKGSDPNTTMDSAWPPSPHPIPTSPATGGQTATLGVISEDGGVNKSLRRRNKSPKISLDAQIALLDSIQNDNTNQDSTDSADTKFQPLPSPKIPLEAIQELKSELKVGLEKSLQKQQEQQRPSEEPKKNPVTTTVNQLQTGSSGSSNNNRSKRSSSPKISMEAQLQILDLDIDDDVKPEKHSSLRRKLSQSTEPQNKNPERTTEWKTLPRRRSNAKPSYIVQSKPVNNDTRKCSYTPTGPFQFLPSPNSSRLIDRRPSLPVNSSGGKQLGSSSSTSQLPSRQWKNASPQHNLDRPATPLSYLNRSNPSSRSNSPLHGARSPVTFRTTTLSPSKISHWKSCEELDK, encoded by the exons ATGATGCCTTTATCATCTTGTACTGAAGTGGAGAAACTCATCAAAACTGATCCATTTGAGGACTATTATGAGATAGGACCCGAGCTAGGCAG GGGAAAATTTGCTGTCGTTAAGAAATGTACTGACAAGAGAACTAGTTGCGTGTACGCTGCCAAGTTTCTAAGGAAACGAAGGCGGGCAGTGAGTTGCAGAGAAGAGATAATAATTGAGATTGATATAATGAGACAAGCGGTGTGTCATCCAGGAGTGATACAGCTACATGAAGTCTACGAGTCGCAGAGAGAGATTGTGATTGTTTTAGAAAT AGCTAAGGGCGGTGAGCTATTCAGGCTGATAGCACAGGAGCCATTGAGTGAAGAACAGGCTAGAGAAGTTACCTTCCAAATACTGGATGCTGTTACTCATCTCCACGATCATGGAATTGTACATCTCGACTTAAAG CCGGAAAACATACTCCTGGCAGAATCCGAGGAATTAGTGATTAGAGTTGCTGATTTTGGGTTAGCCATGCAGATAAGACCAGGACAGCAATGTCGCAATCTTGTGGGAACTCCTGAATATGTTG CTCCTGAGATTTTGAATTATGAACCTTTGTCATGTGCTTCCGACATGTGGAGTATTGGAGCTATGACCTATGCCTT GTTGGCTGGGTACTCTCCTTTCCAAGGTGAAGAAGAGCTTGAgacgttcttaaatgtttccaAAGTATCGTACGATTTTGATGATGAGATTTTTGAAAAAGTTTCATCTGAGGCAAAAGATTTCATTGCCAGACTACTCAAGAAAGATGCAAA TAAAAGAATGACAGCTAGAAAAAGTCTGGAGCACTCGTGGCTGAGTAAAGCTAAAAGAGCGACCATGAGGGTGACAACAAAATCTAAAGGGAAGCAGAAAAGTGACAGCTGTTGTGAGTCACTATCTTCCAATGATTCACCGTATGACATCTCTCAAGATTCAACCTCATCATTAGATGTGTCCCCACTGAGTTCGGCATCAAGCTCTTTTTCACCAGCTGCTGGTAAACCGACTGATGATGAAACATCATCATTGACTCCTATTAAAACTTCACAACCCAACTTGACAAAAGTTACTGAAAAAGTTTCTTCCTTATATTTAGAGAGAAACACTGAGGATGTTGTTGAAATTGACACTTATAAAATCTCATCAACATCATCGTCGTTTGAAAGCTCCCAGAGAATCTCTGACAAAGGAAGCAGCAATGTGTCTGCACCTAAATCATCACCATACACTACTCCTACTGGATCTTTTGGCAGTACAAGATCTGTCAAGCAATTGCCACACTCAAAAACAACGTCACCTTCAACCAGCAGTGGCAGTAGCAGCAATGTCTCACAATCATCCAGTGATCCAGTCATAACATTGTCTGAAAGGACTAGTAGTAGTGGTAGCAATAGTAGCTGTGTTACCAAGTCTGTCAGTGAGTCCATCGTAATATCATCTCGTTCAAATACTATCACTCATGGTAGCCAGTCAGCTACAGAAGTTACTACTAACAAGAATGACTCTACTAGTCAAGTTGTGTTGAGGAGGAAGACAAGGGGAAAGGCATCAGCTGAAGAGAGCCCTAATAAGAATGGTGTAGTTATGAGGCGGAAAAAGGTCAATCCTGAGTCTCTTCCTAATTACTCTCGTGACAGCTACCGGAGAAACTCAATGAACTTCAGTGATAATACAAGTGATGCCGATGTTATGGACTTCCTCCGTAAAGGATCAGATCCCAATACCACAATGGATAGTGCATGGCCCCCTTCTCCCCACCCCATACCGACGTCACCAGCTACTGGGGGACAGACTGCCACACTGGGTGTCATTTCTGAGGACGGTGGTGTTAACAAATCACTACGTAGaaggaacaaatcacccaagaTCTCTCTTGATGCTCAAATAGCCTTATTGGATTCAATACAAAATGATAACACAAATCAAGACAGTACAGACTCTGCAGATACTAAATTCCAACCACTTCCTTCACCAAAAATACCACTAGAAGCCATTCAAGAGTTGAAGTCTGAGCTGAAAGTGGGGTTGGAGAAAtcattacaaaaacaacaagAACAGCAGAGACCAAGTGAAGAACCAAAGAAGAACCCTGTTACAACCACTGTTAATCAATTACAAACTGGTAGCAGTGGTAGCAGTAACAACAATCGATCAAAACGTTCCTCATCACCAAAGATCTCAATGGAGGCACAACTACAGATTCTAGACTTAGACATCGATGATGATGTCAAACCAGAGAAACACAGCAGTTTGAGAAGAAAGCTATCACAGTCAACAGAACCACAGAACAAGAATCCTGAGAGAACAACAGAATGGAAGACATTACCTAGAAGACGTTCAAATGCTAAACCATCTTACATTGTTCAGTCTAAACCAGTTAACAATGACACTCGAAAATGTTCGTACACACCAACTGGACCATTTCAGTTTCTACCTAGCCCAAACAGTTCCCGTCTAATAGACAGGAGACCCAGTTTGCCTGTCAATTCATCTGGGGGCAAGCAACTTGGTTCATCAAGTAGCACCTCTCAGCTACCATCAAGACAATGGAAGAATGCGTCACCACAGCACAACTTGGACCGTCCTGCCACACCTCTGTCTTATTTGAACCGCTCAAATCCTTCAAGTCGTTCAAACAGCCCGCTACATGGAGCACGTTCACCTGTTACATTCAGAACAACCACCTTGTCTCCAAGCAAGATCTCGCATTGGAAGAGTTGCGAGGAACTCGACAAGTGA
- the LOC136248835 gene encoding ras-related protein Rab-18-B-like — translation METVSLKILIIGDSGTGKSSLLLRFVNDTFDPEQSATIGVDFKVKSMAIAGKRLKLSIWDTAGQERFRTLTPSYYRGAQGVILVYDVTERDTFNSLEMWLTELDTYATKKDLVKMLVGNKIDKSGRDVERQEGMQFARRNSMLFIESSAKTRDGVQEAFEELVHKILQTPGLYTTDSAQPSEGFGLSDTNNQTTEGCWCSLT, via the exons ATGGAGACGGTATCGTTGAAGATTCTTATCATAGGAGACAGCGGAACTGGCAAATCAAG TCTTCTGTTGAGATTTGTCAATGACACTTTTGATCCAGAACAGTCGGCTACAATAG GTGTTGATTTTAAAGTCAAGTCTATGGCAATAGCTGGAAAGAGACTAAAGCTGTCAATATGG GACACAGCTGGCCAAGAAAGATTTCGTACGCTGACACCAAGTTACTATCGTGGTGCACAGGGTGTCATACTTG TTTATGACGTTACCGAGAGAGATACGTTTAACAGCTTAGAAATGTGGTTAACAGAGTTAGACACTTATGCAACTAAGAAAGATCTAGTCAAAATGCTTGTTGGCAATAAAATTGACAAG AGTGGCCGAGATGTAGAACGTCAGGAAGGCATGCAATTTGCTAGGAGAAATTCCATGTTATTTATCGAATCAAG TGCAAAAACAAGAGACGGAGTACAAGAAGCATTCGAAGAACTTGTACACAAAATACTTCAAACTCCAGGACTGTATACTACAGACTCGGCCCAACCTAGTGAAGGCTTTGGACTATCAGATACTAATAATCAAACTACAGAGGGATGTTGGTGTAGTTTAACATAG
- the LOC136248836 gene encoding large ribosomal subunit protein eL27-like produces the protein MGKFMKPGRVVLVLAGRYAGKKAVIVKNYDDGSNDRPYGHALVAGVARYPLKVTKGMGKKRMKRRSRIKTFFKVTNYNHMMPTRYSVDVPIDKNVVNKDSFKDASHRRKARGEVKQKFEERYQTGKNRWFFQKLRF, from the exons ATGGGCAAGTTTATGAAGCCAGGGAGGGTTGTACTGGTGTTGGCCGGACGTTATGCAGGAAAGAAGGCTGTTATAGTTAAGAACTATGATGATGGGTCGAATGACAGACCATACGGACACGCATTAGTGGCCGGAGTAGCTCGCTATCCCCTCAAAGTTACTAAAGGAATGGGGAAGAAGCGAATGAAGAGACGTTCAAGAATAAAGACCTTCTTCAAAGTCACTAACTACAACCACATGATGCCAACTAG gtATTCAGTGGATGTGCCGATTGATAAAAATGTAGTGAACAAAGATTCCTTCAAAGATGCATCCCATCGGAGGAAGGCAAGGGGTGAAGTTAAGCAGAAATTTGAGGAGAG ATATCAAACTGGGAAGAATAGATGGTTTTTCCAGAAGCTAAGATTTTAA
- the LOC136248839 gene encoding ATP-dependent RNA helicase DHX8-like encodes MEELEKLESLSLVSKICTELENHLGMNDKDLAEFIIHIAGKCSTVEKFQKKLAENGADFPDSFAANLLRIVHTMKPRKSKGKKTGEGAKGEEPEDVKRAKKEVAAKRAKFPGLCIPDKQDETEKLLVDSEDVKVAKDVMSELEALIPSNVGIKKEEPSSDRKRHSPSPEKHRRRRSRSRERDRRRSKSRDRPRSRERYSSRRRSRSRSRSRDRSPHHRRHGDSYRSRREEKPSKPLVTNVYDGKVTSIMQFGCFVQLEGLRGRHEGLVHISQLRSEGRVTNVGDVVKRGDHVKVKVLSISGTKLSLSMREVDQRTGKDLNSNHNRLLVGGEVKEGGAPSYAARNPDRPTTMSSTGYNDDTTAGNSRGLQRMSSPEKWEIKQLIAAGVLDITDYPGFNEDTGVLPAEEDPGSDEDVDIELVEDEPAFLRGQTKLSMCHSPVKIVKNPDGSLQRAAMTQSALSKERREMRQAQREAEMDNIPKDIGKTWIDPMTADENRFLAADFKGNLGLQPDVPEWKKHAFGGNKVSYGKKTKLSLLEQRQSLPIYKLRAQLVQAIMDNQILIVIGETGSGKTTQITQYMAEEGVAVRGKIGCTQPRRVAAMSVAKRVSEEFGCRLGQEVGYTIRFEDCTSSETVIKYMTDGMLLRECLIDSDLKQYSVVMLDEAHERTIHTDVLFGLLKKAVKKRPDLKLIVTSATLDSVKFSQYFFEAPIFTIPGRTYPVDILYTKEAEADYLDASLISVMQIHLTEPPGDILLFLTGQEEIDTSCEILYERMKSLGPEVPELIILPVYSALPSEMQTRIFEPAPPGSRKVVIATNIAETSLTIDGIYYVVDPGFVKQKVYNSKSGLDALVVTPISQAQAKQRSGRAGRTGPGKCYRLYTERAYRDEMLPTAVPEIQRTNLASTVLSLKAMGINDLLSFDFMDPPPMETLIMAMEQLHSLSALDDEGLLTRLGRRMAEFPLEPQLCKMLIQSVHLGCSDEVLTIVSMLSVQNVFYRPKDKQAIADQRKAKFHQPEGDHMTLLAVYNAWRNNKFSNPWCFENFIQARSLRRSQDIRKQMLGIMDRHKLDVVSCGKDVSKVQRTICSGFFRNAARKDPQEGYKTVVDNQTVFVHPSSALFNRQPDWVLYHELVLTTKEYMREVTAIDPKWLVEFAPAFFKFGDPTKLSKRKKQERIEPLYNRYEEANSWRISKQKIRK; translated from the exons ATGGAGGAGTTAGAAAAGCTTGAGAGTCTTTCGCTTGTGTCGAAGATATGTACAGAATTGGAGAACCATCTGGGAATGAACGACAAAGATCTTG CGGAATTTATAATCCACATCGCTGGCAAGTGCAGTACCGTTGAGAAGTTCCAGAAAAAGTTAGCAGAAAATGGAGCAGACTTCCCA GATTCATTTGCTGCTAATTTACTAAGGATAGTTCATACGATGAAGCCTCGGAAGAGTAAAG GCAAGAAGACTGGAGAGGGTGCAAAGGGAGAAGAACCTGAAGACGTGAAACGTGCCAAGaaagaggtggctgctaagaGAGCCAAATTTCCTGGATTATGTATTCCTGATAAACAGGATGAGACTGAG AAGTTGTTGGTTGATTCTGAAGATGTGAAAGTTGCTAAGGATGTCATGAGTGAG CTGGAAGCATTAATTCCCAGTAATGTGGGTATAAAGAAAGAAGAGCCATCTTCAGACAGGAAGAGACATAGCCCCAGTCCTGAGAAACACAGACGAAGAAGATCACGATCTCGTGAGAGAGACAG GCGTCGTTCAAAAAGTAGGGATCGTCCAAGAAGTAGAGAGAGGTATTCATCACGAAGGAGATCCCGTAGCAGATCCAGATCTCGTGACAG GTCACCACATCATCGTCGTCATGGAGACTCCTACAGATCACGACGTGAAGAGAAGCCATCTAAACCATTAGTGACTAAT GTATATGATGGTAAAGTGACCAGCATAATGCAGTTTGGATGTTTTGTACAGCTGGAGGGGTTACGAGGACGTCATGAGGGACTAGTCCATATATCGCAG TTACGCAGTGAGGGTCGTGTGACTAATGTTGGTGACGTGGTGAAGCGTGGTGATCATGTCAAAGTGAAGGTGCTCTCCATATCAGGGACCAAGTTGAGTCTGTCTATGAGG GAGGTTGATCAGAGAACTGGTAAGGACCTCAATTCAAACCACAACAGACTTCTAGTTGGTGGAGAAGTGAAAGAGGGTGGAGCTCCCTCCTATGCAGCTAGAAACCCTGACAG GCCCACCACCATGAGCTCAACAGGTTACAATGATGACACAACTGCTGGTAATTCAAGAGGTCTCCAACGAATGAGCTCACCAGAGAAGTGGGAGATCAAACAATTGATAGCAGCTGGTGTACTGGACATCACTGACTATCCGGGCTTCAATGAGGACACTGGAGTATTACCTGCTGAAGAAGACCCTGGGTCTGATGAAGACGTTGATATTGAACTAGTAGAAGATGAGCCAGCATTCTTGCGTGGTCAAACAAAGTTATCAATGTGTCATAGTCCTGTGAAGATTGTCAAG AATCCTGATGGGTCTCTACAGAGAGCAGCTATGACACAAAGTGCTCTGTCCAAAGAGAGAAGAGAAATGAGACAGGCACAACGTGAGGCAGAAATGGACAATATTCCAAAGGACATTGGTAAAACCTGGATTGATCCTATGACAGCAG ATGAAAACCGGTTTCTGGCAGCAGACTTCAAAGGCAATTTAGGTCTTCAGCCAGACGTCCCAGAATGGAAGAAACACGCCTTTGGTGGCAACAAAGTGTCATATGGCAAGAAGACTAAACTCTCCTTGTTAGAACAGAGACAAAGTCTACCCATCTACAAGCTTCGTGCTCAGTTAGTACAA GCTATCATGGACAATCAGATATTAATAGTGATTGGTGAGACTGGTAGTGGTAAGACCACACAGATCACACAGTACATGGCTGAGGAGGGCGTTGCTGTGAGGGGGAAGATTGGCTGTACCCAACCTCGTCGAGTGGCCGCCATGTCTGTTGCTAAGAGAGTGTCTGAGGAATTTGGTTGTCGTCTAGGCCAAGAG GTTGGGTACACTATACGTTTCGAGGATTGTACTAGTTCAGAGACAGTGATCAAGTACATGACAGATGGAATGTTGTTGAGGGAGTGTCTGATTGATTCTGACCTCAAACAATATTCAGTAGTGATGTTGGATGAGGCTCATGAGAGAACCATACACACTGATGTGTTGTTTGGACTGTTAAAGAAG GCTGTTAAGAAGAGACCGGATTTGAAGTTGATAGTCACATCAGCCACTCTGGATTCTGTCAAGTTTTCACAATatttctttgaagct CCGATATTCACCATTCCCGGGAGGACCTATCCAGTTGACATCCTCTACACTAAGGAGGCAGAGGCTGACTATCTTGATGCTTCATTGATCTCAGTGATGCAGATACACCTCACTGAACCACCCG GTGACATCTTGTTGTTCTTGACTGGACAAGAAGAGATTGACACATCATGTGAGATCCTTTATGAGAGGATGAAGTCACTAGGACCAGAG GTTCCAGAGCTGATCATTCTACCAGTGTACAGTGCCCTACCCAGTGAGATGCAAACTAGGATATTTGAACCAGCTCCTCCCGGCAGTAGGAAG GTAGTGATAGCCACTAACATAGCAGAGACCTCCCTCACTATTGATGGTATATACTATGTGGTGGACCCAGGATTTGTGAAGCAGAAGGTGTACAACTCTAAGAGTGGACTTGATGCCTTAGTGGTCACTCCTATATCACAG gCACAAGCCAAGCAAAGATCAGGTAGAGCTGGTAGGACTGGTCCTGGCAAGTGTTACAG GTTGTATACAGAGAGGGCATATCGTGACGAGATGTTACCCACAGCTGTTCCAGAGATACAACGCACCAACTTAGCTAGTACAGTATTGTCACTGAAGGCCATGGGGATCAATGATCTGTTATCATTTGATTTCATGGACCCTCCACCCATGGAG ACACTGATAATGGCCATGGAACAATTACATTCTCTCAGTGCACTTGATGATGAAGGACTGTTAACAAGACTGGGCAGAAGG ATGGCAGAGTTCCCCCTGGAGCCTCAGTTGTGTAAGATGTTGATTCAGAGTGTACACTTGGGATGTAGTGATGAAGTACTCACTATTGTATCAATGTTATCAGTACAGAATGTGTTCTACCGACCAAAG gaTAAACAAGCCATTGCCGACCAGAGGAAGGCAAAGTTTCATCAACCGGAGGGAGATCACATGACTTTGTTAGCAGTGTACAATGCATGGAGGAACAACAAGTTCTCCAACCCTTGGTGTTTTGAAAACTTCATACAAGCAAGATCTCTAAGAAGATCACAAGATATTCGCAAACAAATGTTAGGAATTATGGATCG ACACAAGTTGGATGTGGTGTCATGTGGGAAGGATGTGTCTAAAGTACAGAGGACAATATGTTCAGGATTCTTCCGTAATGCAGCTCGCAAGGATCCACAGGAAGGCTACAAAACTGTAGTGGACAACCAAACTGTGTTCGTACATCCATCAAGTGCTCTGTTTAACAGGCAGCCTGactg GGTTCTCTATCATGAACTAGTATTAACCACTAAAGAATACATGAGGGAGGTGACAGCGATTGACCCCAAGTGGCTTGTGGAGTTTGCCCCGGCATTCTTTAAATTTGGTGACCCTACAAAACTCAGCAAGAGGAAGAAACAAGAACGTATTGAACCATTGTATAACAG ATATGAAGAGGCAAACTCTTGGAGAATTTCAAAACAAAAGATCAGAAAATAA